The genomic stretch acgtcacatctacacccggcgcaggcgcattgaggatggagcggccgggagagaggccgcctctcagtgcgcctgcaccgattaaagaaaggtacggcgcaggcgcgatattttgaattcgaacagggccagcagagaacgaacccgttccctggccctgtcaatcaaacggcggagggggcgtcatgatgagaggagaatgcggctgctaccagcaagtagccgccctacttgctggtagcaaggtaatttacatatgataaaacttgatttttaacaatatctactgaacgaaaattaatatttagcttatgtacagggagcttgcagtgtagggattaatattaacgggaaaaaaaaaaaggggtttagtgggctgacagaagccctttaaggttcatgcacacgacctgcggtctgtttttcacagatccgttgttcagtatctgagttttttttttctctctgatttaagtcctcttccgttctgtTATTGCACAAAACCTATCCGTATGGTTTACGTatttgatccttttttttttttttttaatacagaaacagtaacctattaatcaccaaacacgtCAGttatatgggctgggcatagcatttctacagtatggatccgcgaaatacggatgacatacggatgtgttccgtgtgcattccgtatttttcgcggacccgttgacttgcggacaataataggacatgcactacttttttgtggatcggccatgcggacaaacggaaacggaattcacacggagtaacttttgtattttctacagccccattgaagtgagtggtttgccaaaaaaaacggaacggaagcggaaagaaaatacgtttgtgtgcttgagccctaagtcaatggggacggatccgttttctctgacacaatagaaaacggatccgtcatggctatagaagatataatacaaccggatccgttcatgacggtttacatgcggttgtattatggtaacggatcagtttttgcagatccatgatggatccgcccaaaattggagtgtgaaagtagccttaatgatctgtgttggtcccatgttcatatgtgcccgcattgctgagaaaaattagtttcaatatatgcaaatgagcctctaggagcaacgggggcgttgccattacaccgagaggctctgctctctctgcaactgccgcaccctctgcactttgacagggccaggaagaGAAAATGCCATCACACTTGGccctatcaaagtgcagagagagcggcagttgcagagagagcagagcctctcgtgtaatggcaacgcccccgttgctcctaaaggctcattttcatatattgaaacctcattttcctcagcaatgcgggcacatatgaacacataGGACCAGTGACTGGCTCCAGTGGTGCCCATGACAGTAACATCACCTGAGCTAAACCTTAGAGAAGGCACATCAGGGGTTCCAAAGAGTTACTATAAAGGGGCAGAAAACGTTTGAGGTTTATGCCACTCCTATTTATATAGAACACTTCCCAAAACACAGCTTGGCTTATGGCTAGTACATATGACCCCCATCAGCACTTCTCAAAATGAATACACACACCAGACCCTCTAGATACCCAGACCTCCTAAATACATTAATGGTGACTGTGACCAATCTTGCTCTTTATAGGTTCCTGGATGGACGCCTCTTACGTCGCCAGCGCCAGGAGGTTAAGGGGCAGCAGTCGTCGCTCCGTTGTGTCCGCCTCGTCCTACAGCGTTCATAGCCAAGCTGAGCAGGGAAGCTTACAGGACGAATCGGTGGTCAAAAACTTGGAAAGTGACTTATTTGAGGCTTCTGCCACCAAAACACACGGCCTCGACTCCGTGCTGCAGCCAGAAACCGAGCAGCCTGGCCAAAACGGGACAGTCAAGACACAAGTGGTGACCTCTAAAAGAGGCAGGAGATGGCCGGCCAGATTGTTGTCCATGGTCTGCAGTCTTGTGGTTGTCAGCATCCTCTCCGTTCTTTTTGCCATTTTATATATGGTGGTACAAGGTAAtgtactatatacaggaagacaTCTTGGGTAGTTCAGAGGCTTCGGGTATATGAGCCGTGAGATCAGTAACCTATAGATTTTATATggtttagaccaggcatgctcaacctgcggccctccatctgttgcaaaactacaactcccatcattccctgacagcctacagctatcatcctatagaagggcatcatgggagttgtagttttacaacagctggagggccgcaggttaagcatccctgGTTTAGACGCTCACATTAGGGCGTATTTGCACTAAGTTTGCAGAGTGCAGTTAGCATATGCCCCAGGAatacacatagggccagatttatcattagctcaagtcagaataatggagtgaaaaagtcgcaaatttttgcgcaatcactaaaactgcgcaaaaatttgcgacttttttctgctctgcactatgctcgccagttttctgaaagtgggtgtgttttcttatgtaaattaatctctagacagatttactattgtgactatttaaaaagtcgcaaaaaatgacCCATGACCTGCTCTGTTTTTTGCAGGTCTTGCTGCttttcgtttttattttattcttttttcctttctgctgcaggatgGGGCTCCATCGTGGATTACCTCTTTAGTTGCACCCCCTGCGGGCTCGTACTTGAACTACCTAcaccggtcacccagtcccccaTTACTGCATCATGCCGGCAATTCCACGTAAGTGTTGAGTTTGCCGATAGGGTGACCCTGCGGTGCCTGAAGACGCCAGACGGTAAGTATTCTCCCCTATGTCCCTGTACCAAGTGGTCCCCCGGGTTAAACCTCCCTTTCTGGCCAAGGGATGAGATTGATTTTATTTGTGGGGCCTGGTTAGGTCCCTCCTTTCCCCTTTTTCTTCCCTCCCTTGGGTATCCTTCACCTCCTTGGCCACCCATGCCTCTCCCGGCCTTTCCCTCTACTTTATTCCCCGGCTTCTGCTGGGACTAGGCCACATCTTCCTGGTGCTCCTTTTGCCCCGTTTTTACCCTTCCTGAGCGTCGCTCCTCCTCAGGGGCCCCCCTCACCTGTTTTTTTTCATTCCGGAGGGCCCCAGGTCTCCCGTGGTTCTGGTCCGCACCTTTTCCGGCCACCTCTTTAATCGAGGCCCCAGCTTCTTTCTCGCCTAGGCCGCGTCTTCTCCCGGCCCCCCTTTCCCACCTGACAGGTAAGTCAGCTTGCTGCCTCTCTAGTACGTACCTTGACAGGGGATACTTGTACCACTGCCAAATGCTGTATCCAGCAGACTTTCCTCGTTCTAAGGTATCTCCTTTTCAGCTGGAGTAATTTCTCTATTCCAGGGGCTATATTGAACACAGTCGGAGAGTGTTCCAGGCCACCGTATTACTTCTCCAGACGCTGTAGCCAGTACACCAGCCTGGGGCTAGCGTGCACCACGCAACATATTAATGGGGGAGCCCTGGTTTATCATATTACTCCTTTATTAGGTGAAGTACCTGTATCATCTCCAGAGGCTGTAGCCATTACACCTGTTTGGTTCTAGTCTGCACCACAGGCGAAGTATACATGCCATGTTCAGTCGCTGTAGCCATGGCACCTGTCTGGCTCTAGCGTGCACCATGCAGCCACCTTGCTTCCTTCTTCAGTGGATTACCTGTACCATCTGCAGATGCTGTAGCCTTTGCACCTGTCTGGTTTTTAGTCTGCATTACACAGCCGTTTTTCTCGCCAttacacctgtctggttctaGTGTGCATCATGCAGTCATTCTACTCCTTTATCAAGCACAGTACCTATGCCATTTCCAGATGCTGTAGCTATGTCTCCACACTCATTATCGTGTGCACCATGCAATCAGATTACTCCCATTCAGGCGGAGTATTTATAGTTTCTCCAAGTGCTGTGGCCTGTTGGTACAATCTGTGGCCCATATGACTCCTGCATTACTGGGTGTATTCTCCTGGCTCTAATGTGTGCTAGGCAATCATGGGGCCCCTCTTCATGCTGAGTGATGGTACCATCCCCAGATGCTGTATTCATCACCCTTTTCTGGTTTTAGTATGCATCTGGCACCTCATTACCGTCGTGTTCGGCGGTGTACTTGTACTATCTCAAGGCGCTGTATCCGACAAACCATCATGGTTGGAGTATGTACCTGGCAACCATATGTTCTCCCCCTTTTTGGGCGGAGTAGAATTGCAATTTTTAGATCCAGTATATGGCTGGCCCATTCAGATCTGACACCCGGTGCAGTACCTCCAAGTCTTCTCATTGCCCCTGTACTAGGCATGATTTTTCTTTATTGCTTGAGGGCCGGTCCACAGGGTCTTTTAGCTTGTTTCCAGGAAGTTTTTCTCCTTTGGTTAAGGACTGCTCCATCCTTTTTTTCCAGGCATTTTTCCTCCTGCCAGGTACCCTCATAGTCTAATTTTCTTGTTGGGTCTgtcctcttaggcctctttcacacgggcgtcatgttttttgcccggataagaggcgggtgcgttgcgggaaaatgcgcgatttttctgcgcgagtgcaaaacattgtcatgcgttttgcactcgcgtgagaaaaatcgcgcatgtttggtacccagacccgaactgcgtgggattgatgttctgaagattgtattattttcccttataacatggttataagggaaaataatagcattctgactacagaatgctttgtataatagtgctggaagggttaaaaataataaaaaagttaactcaccttctcctcttgttcgcgcagatgccactctgttctttagctgtggactgaatgacctgaggtgacgtcagatcacatgctccaatcacatggtccatcaccatggtgatggagcatgtgatctgacgtcatcaaaggtcctttagcccacagataaagaacagaccggcatctgcgctaacaagaggagaaggtgagttaacttttttattatttttaacccctccagcactattatacaaagcattctgtattcagaatgctattattttcccttataaccatgttataagggaaaataatacagtgaatagactgtcacctagaacccatgcgtgaaaatcgcaccgcatccgcacttgcttgcggatgcatgcgattttcacgcaaccccattcatttctatagggcctgcgttacgtgaaaaacgcacaaagaggagcatgctgcgattttcacgcaacgcacaagtgatgcgtgaaaatcaccgctcgtgtgcacagtctcatagaaatgaatgggtcaggattcagtgcgggtgcaatgcgttcaccgcacgcatcgcacccgcacggaaaactcgcccgtgtgaaaggggccttatggtttCTCCTCCTGGAGCATCCTTCCATATGCAGAGCGCTAGGTCGTTCCCAACAGACGTTGCCGTGCTActctcctgtttcttcaggaGGAGGCCCTGGTTCTTCCAGATCTTTGCTCGGGCTCTTTAGTGGGCACTTGTTCAACTCTTGGTTCTTGCGCAGGACATCTGCCTTGCTCCCTTTCCCACCTCGGGAGGAACCGGGTGTTTCCCCTTGTTCCTTCTTAGGCTCTTTTCCTTGGAATCCTGACGGTCTCCTATATTTTTTCCTTTGGAACCATTTCATGCTATGGCCTCTCCTGGTCCAGTTGGGTCACAGGGTTCTCCAGCACCTGTGCGTCCAACTTTTTGCATGAGATTTCCTTCCCACCCATGGagctgctttgggacgtcccatggtgcggtgtcccccaatgacattaatgagaaaattagatttttgtacttactgtaAAAACCCTTTTACCTCATTTAATTCATTGGGAGACACAGACCCCACCCttttgttttcccttttttttttctgtcaccgGGCTGCTGTTCTCTTTTCCTTTCTCGCTCCAGGACATGTTGGTTCTTCGCTTTTGTTTCTCCTACTGCTAttggtacaaactgattagcctagtgtctggagagggtatagcccacctgggcggagccaacctttttgatatctagtgtcgcctcctagtggtagctgggcatatacccatggtgctgtgtcccccaatgaattgaacgagaaagggattttacggtaagtacaaaaatccaatttttggcTTCCATTTCGGCTGGTATACCTTTTTAATATAACATAGCGTTGTAGACAATTCTGTACCATGAATGTACGGCatctgtgttagggctcatgtacacgaccctGATCAGCCCGAAAAATGCATCCGTGTTGGTCACATCTCCCGGCTCCACTGACCCAAACTGACTGCGTAGTAAAttataatactgattgaggggctaGTGTTCTGTACACACATCATCATGTGAGTACACATATGAACTCGCTGtatcataaattactatgatGGTCAGTTCGGGTCAGGGGACAATGTTTTTCTGGGCTGATTGAGCATGTGGAACTATTCTTATTGTCAAACGTTGACAGGCCGAACCTATTATAATTCAGTGGGTCTGTCAGTCACAGTTTGAATCCGTCATATTATGGAATTATTACAATaaaggtattttttatttatttttttatgccaaaagacaaaaaaaattaaaaccaccctctggttcaacaaaaaaaaaaaaaaaacatctggggAATAAACacaacacttaggctactttcacattagcgtttttcttttccggcatagagttccgtcacaggggctctataccggaaaagaactgatcaggcatatccccatgcattctgaatggagagcaatccgttcaggatgcatcaggatgtcttcagttcagtcattttgactgatcaggcaaaagagaaaaccgtagcatgctacggttttatctccggcgaaaaaaactgaagacttgcctgaatgccggatccggcatttttttccataggaatgtattagtgccggatccggcattcaaaataccggattgccggatccgtccttccggtctgcgcatgcgcagacctttaaaaatgagaaaaaaaaaaaaaacggatccgttttgcctgatgacaccggaaaaacggatccggtattgcaatgcattgcaatgcatttttctgactgatcaggcatttttcagactgatcaggatcctgatcagtctgaaaaatgcctgatcagtcagaaaaaatgacatccgtttgcatacagtttgcctgatcaggcagtcagttcaggcaacggaactgcctgccggaatcaaacaacgcaagtgtgaaagtacccttacccggTGACCTCTTTTTTTCATCATTTCACCTGTTGCTCTGTCGATCCCGGACTCCTCTTCTGTCTTCCATAATCGATACTGTTTATCCTTAGTCCAAGGCACTTTCTACTTGTCCACCCGCAGCAGGAAGCATCTTGCGCTACCAAACGCACAGTGTGCCACAGGTAGTCTGAGAAAGGTGCGGCCATCTTTATTAGCAGTAGAGGAGCCAGCAGCTGAAAGGATGACCAGGAGGTCCCCAGGAAAGTGTTCTGTTTGTTCCCCAgtcagggctgtttcacacgagcggatgccgtgcgtgtcatccgcagcgtgaatgagagccaagccgcgctccggacagcagagacacggagcagtaacatgactgataatgctgttTGCCCCTCTGTGATCTttctactacaaaatcacagtgagataaagttggcaccgtgattttgtagtaaaaagatcagagaggcacggagcattatcaataatgttactgctccgtgtctctgctgtccagagcgcggcttggctctcattcatgCAGCGGATGACATGCACGGGATCCGCTCATGTAAAACAGCTCTTAAAGTAATTAGTTTTTTAATTGAATTGAAGGGTGGCTTTACAACAGCTATTAACAGCCCTGCAGGACTTTTGGTATGAACATATAGGGTAACCCTTTTAGGATGATGAGGTTGTGGGATGTGTTTATGTATAAAGAAGAATGTAATCTAATATCTCCCTCCTCTTCTCTAGATATGCAGACCGGAAAAGTGAGTGAGGATGGACTCAAAACTAGTCTCCTTGGTAAGACCAATATGGAGGGAAGTTAGTCCGTTTTTCTTTGAGTTGGCGTACTTTATGTGCATTTAACGGAGGTCACGTGTTTGTCtcatccttagggctcattcacacgaacgtatttctttctgtgtccgttccgtgtttttttgcggaccgtatgcggaaccatttacttcaatggctccgcaaaaaaataaaatggaagttactccgtgtgcattccgtttccgtatttccattccgcaaaaaaatagaacatgtcctattattacggacaaggatattactgttctatgaagggccagctgttccgttccgcaaaatatggaatgcacacggacgtcatccgtagtttttgtggactgcaaaattcaTACTGTTGTGTTAAGAAGCCCTTAAacctaactttttattttttctctctagagaagctcctccagttttccttctccaccctcctactggagtgagagtggcagtttaaaatgtatctgtgataaATTTTGTGAACCTCATTAGCATATATAACCACGCCCTCTTCcccacccatatttcaaaacGCTTTGCGCAAGTGAGCCCAAAAAGTCCCAGAAGCaccattttgtgacttttttgaagCCATAATTCTGTAGTGAAGGCGGGATAAATCAGGGTCTATTTCTGTGGGGTTATAATTCCCTTTAATATAATTATTTTGGCAATAGTAAATGTGGCATCATAAACGTGACTTTTCCTATTCTATCAAAAATGTGAACATTTCTATTTAACTCATTCTTAGATGTTTCTGTAATGCTGTTCTCGTACAGGTTGTCCTCCTGCTTTGCCAGGATCCTGAATgcctgtataaggcctcatgcacacaaccgtggtgcCCCCCGGTGGTCGTATTGCCGCAATACACTGGTACCggcagtgtgcattccgcatcacggatcgcggacccgttcactttaatgggtccgcaatcatggagatgcggaacggaggcacggatcggaaccccacagaagcactacggagtacttcCGCTGTGTTTctggacatgcactacttttttgcggtgccgaCCGTCGGATGCGAATCacggaccctattcaagtgaatgggtctgcgatcctcatgcggctgccccatggcacgttcatgtgcatgttgcCTAATTCTGCTGTAGTACCAGAGCGGCAGAACTATAGGGATTATACACTGAGGAGTCTGGGAAAGATGTGGAGGCTGCAATGGTGGGAGTATTGCTTGTTACCCAGCGTTCCCATAGGTATACTTGGGATTGGTCGTACAGAAGTTTTAAGTAATCATTTGCAGAAATATTTTAGTGGTTATTTTAGAGTGCAGCTGATCTTCTAAGGGCACGGCCACACAGGGTGATGTTTCCAatgcggaaatgtgcacagaaTGCGCAGAAAAAATCCAAATGCTGATTTGCCATGGACTGTGGCGCGGATTTTGTATTGCAAAGGgtggaaatctgcagcataaattgacatgctacataaatattttttattttttttgcagcatgtggatgagattttttaaaatctcatccactttcccGATACTGTAAAACACTGCAGCACACAAATCTGCAGCGTATACGTATAGTTGTACCCTGTCCGTTGTGCACTGGACACATGCTGATTGCTCCCACCGTGGTCAGAGCCAcatgttaagggctcatgcatgcggccattctgtgcattggggactgcaatttgtgcggcagccgggatggatcgagacccattcagcttgaataggtctgtgatccgtccgcagcgtataaaacaaatagaaaatgtcctatttttttattacatttttttatttgcgttgtggaggcacggacagggacacaatggccgtgtgcatgagccctaagtgttttcttttCCTTCACGGTTCgctttagtctactttcacactggcgttttggctagtgttgagcgcacttgtgttttaagttcggcgtctaaagttcgggttcgagttatcgaagaatcgcgttatggattctaaattccgttatggtccatggtagcggaatctataacgcgattctttgataacccgaatGTTAGACTCCgtacttaaaacacaagttcgctcaacactagttttggctttccgtttctgagatccgttcagggctctcacaagcggtccaaaacagatcagttttgccctaatgcattctgaattgataaggatccgctcagtttgcctccgtctccattccgctttggaggccgacaccaaaacgctgcttgctctgatgaaactgagccaaacggattcgtcctggcacacaatgtaagtcaatggggacggatccgttttcactgaccacAATAGAaattggatccgtcccccattgactttcaatggtgttcaagacggatccgtcatggctatgttaaagataatacaaacggatccattctgaacggatgcagacagttgtattatctgaacggatctgtccatgactgatccgcacaaaaccagagtgtgaaagtagccttaatttgcGCCTTTCTGGATGCAAAGAACTGCtgtgtgattggttgctgtggtttATAGTGCGTTGCGCGTGTGTCATATACTGTGTAAAATATTTGTATGGTGTTCATTTATTTTCTATGTTCAGGCTGCTGGAGTCTGCTCATCCTGTCCCTCCTGGCCGGTCTCTCTTGCTGCAGTTTTTCTTGGACTGTAACGTATTTTGACTCATTTGAGCCGGGCATGTTTCCACCCACTCCACTGTCCCCAGCACGGTTCAGGTAAGTAATGCCTTTCAAAGCATGTTTGCATTTTGAACATCAAGGGATTATATCGCCACATTTATCGATGTATATACAACTTTTTTTGGCGCATTTTACACCAGTATTGTGGCAGAATTCCAGAGTTTGTAAAACTGGGCATGACTTACTGCTTGGCCAATGTTTACACACATTTGTGAAATGCAACTTATTTAAAAGCTATGTGGgcaattattgttttttttaacgtgaccaatgaatgtgatatcttaggcctccttcacacgggcgagttttccgtgaggtgaacgcattgcacccgtactgaatccagacccattcatttctatggggctgtgtacatgagcagtaattttttcacgcatcacttgtgcattgcgtgaaaattgcagcatgctctatattgtgcgtttttcacgcaacgcaggccccatagaagtgaatgggactgcgtgaaaatcgcaagcatccgcaagcaagtgcggatgcggtgcgattttcaggcatggttgctaggtgacaatcgggatggagacccgatctttattattttccctttataacatggtcataagggaaaataatagcattctgaatacagaatgcaaagtaaataagggatggagggtttaaaaaaacattaataaataattaaactcgcCTTATCCACTGCCCGGctcgtctttcttcttctttgatgacctgggaggaaaaggacctttggtgatgtcactgcgctcattacatggtccatcaccatggtgatggaccatgtgatgagtgcggAGCCATCAcatgggctgcgcgaacaagtggatgaggtgtttactttttttttttcttttttttttacccctccatccctaatttactttgcattctgtattaagaatgctattattttcctttataaccatgttataagggaaaataataaaatctacacaacatcgatcccaaacctgaacttctgtgaagaagcccGGGttctgggtttgggtaccaaacatgccgatttttctcacgtgcgtgcaaaacgcattaaaacactttgcactcatgggtaaaaattgcacattttcctgcaacgcacccgcatcttttgccgcgcgtcacccgcaacgcccgtgtgaaagaggccttagtctgtgaAAGAGGCAGCAGTGCTCACCTTAGTGTTGTGGCCCCTTAAAAAGCTGATTGGTGTGGGTTCTCCGACCAATCAAATATTCATGACCTATTTTGGAGATGGtagaaaagaaaatggctgcacaccattatacatacaaacaatagagctaagaaatggggatcattctaaataaaagtggtacaataccgactataaatgagttaatggaagctcttcacgcacatatttgatcaaacgtgtgttggggccatctaccaggcgtcaaggtggcttccgcagattaGTCcctaacactaaggcccctttcacacgggtgagtattccgcgcggatgcaatgcgtgagttgaacgcattgcacccgcactgaataccgacccattcatttctatggggctgttcacataagcggtgattttcacgtaacgcaggccccatagaaatgaatggggttgcgtgaaaatcgcaagaaggtgcggatgcggtgcgattttcacgcacggttgctaggagacgatcgggatggagacccgatcattattattttcccttataacatggttataagggaaaatattagcattctgaatacagaatgcatagtaaactagcgctggaggggttaaaaaataaaaataaatatttaactcaccttagtccacttgatcgcggcccggcatctctcctttgttgaataggacctgtggtgagcattaattacaggacctttgatgacatcactccggtcatcacatggtacgtcacatgatcatttaccatggtgacgtaccatgtgatgaccggagtgatgtcatcaaaggtcctgttactgtaattaatgctcaccacaggtcctattcaacaaaggagacagaaggagatgccgggccgcgatcaagtggactaaggtgagttaaattattttttattatttttttaacccctccagcgctagtttgctatgcattctgtattcagaatgctattattttcccttataactatgttataaagggaaataatacaatctacagaacaccgatcccaaggccgaacttctgtgaagaagttcgggtttgggtaccaaacatgggtgatttttttcacgcaagtgcaaaacgcattacaatgttttgcactcgcgcagaaaaatcgcgggtgttcccgtaacgcacccgcacattttcccgcaacgcccgtgtgaaacgggcctaaatatactgcctctctctGGACTTACCtaggcctacaatattcagggcagtgtaggaaccagctacatacatactctgctcagaagtcccaggttgttgggcatgttctgtatttttttttataattatgtttgcttcatggatatgaacctgtgattctgaaggttctagtctaaattttcttgtagtattaattgagggtagcgcctcttttagactgaacacgcccatctacctggggcttctgagcagagtacttatgtagctggttcttacctaagcctacaatattcagggcagtgtaa from Bufo gargarizans isolate SCDJY-AF-19 chromosome 8, ASM1485885v1, whole genome shotgun sequence encodes the following:
- the ARL6IP6 gene encoding ADP-ribosylation factor-like protein 6-interacting protein 6 isoform X1, encoding MDASYVASARRLRGSSRRSVVSASSYSVHSQAEQGSLQDESVVKNLESDLFEASATKTHGLDSVLQPETEQPGQNGTVKTQVVTSKRGRRWPARLLSMVCSLVVVSILSVLFAILYMVVQGWGSIVDYLFSCTPCGLVLELPTPVTQSPITASCRQFHVSVEFADRVTLRCLKTPDGKYSPLCPCTKWSPGLNLPFWPRDEIDFICGAWLGPSFPLFLPSLGYPSPPWPPMPLPAFPSTLFPGFCWD
- the ARL6IP6 gene encoding ADP-ribosylation factor-like protein 6-interacting protein 6 isoform X2, which encodes MDASYVASARRLRGSSRRSVVSASSYSVHSQAEQGSLQDESVVKNLESDLFEASATKTHGLDSVLQPETEQPGQNGTVKTQVVTSKRGRRWPARLLSMVCSLVVVSILSVLFAILYMVVQDMQTGKVSEDGLKTSLLGCWSLLILSLLAGLSCCSFSWTVTYFDSFEPGMFPPTPLSPARFRRMTGHSFHMGYTMAILNGIVAALTVLWCLL